Proteins found in one Campylobacter canadensis genomic segment:
- the ubiE gene encoding bifunctional demethylmenaquinone methyltransferase/2-methoxy-6-polyprenyl-1,4-benzoquinol methylase UbiE — MQKQEKIVQMFNEIAPSYDKANRILSFGIDTKWRQDAIKRVQKHINKDDLVIVDVACGTADMCALLKNIKHTKLIGIDPSEGMLKIAKQRFSDIDFKQAYATALGLDDESVDLITISFGFRNVVEKEQALKEFKRVLKKDGILLILEFFKREKGGFIAKIRDFYLKNILPSIGALISKNKQAYEYLPNSIDDFYSNNEFKEELKQLDLELLEFKTYSFGVSSLFIIKK, encoded by the coding sequence ATGCAAAAACAAGAAAAAATAGTACAAATGTTTAATGAGATTGCTCCAAGCTATGATAAAGCAAATAGAATTTTAAGCTTTGGAATAGATACAAAATGGAGACAAGATGCAATAAAAAGAGTGCAAAAGCACATAAATAAAGACGATTTAGTAATTGTTGATGTTGCTTGTGGTACTGCTGATATGTGTGCTTTATTAAAAAATATAAAACATACAAAATTAATAGGAATTGACCCAAGTGAAGGTATGCTAAAAATAGCAAAACAAAGATTTAGCGATATAGATTTTAAACAAGCTTACGCTACTGCTTTAGGACTTGATGATGAAAGCGTTGATTTAATCACAATTAGCTTTGGTTTTAGAAATGTAGTTGAAAAAGAACAAGCTTTAAAAGAATTTAAAAGAGTGCTTAAAAAAGATGGAATTTTATTAATATTAGAATTTTTTAAAAGAGAAAAAGGTGGTTTTATAGCAAAAATTAGAGATTTTTATTTAAAAAATATCCTACCTAGCATTGGGGCTTTAATTAGCAAAAACAAACAAGCTTATGAATATTTACCAAATTCTATTGATGATTTTTACTCAAATAACGAGTTTAAAGAAGAGTTAAAGCAACTTGATTTAGAGCTTTTAGAATTTAAAACTTATTCTTTTGGTGTAAGTTCTTTGTTTATAATTAAAAAATAA
- the xseA gene encoding exodeoxyribonuclease VII large subunit yields the protein MQVLNQDLNNSYSVSQINDLVKNYLERDFLNIYIQGEIDELKSYASGHWYFKLKESKNNVIYSISCVMFANANQFAPKISNNNSVILKGKLSLYSQSGTYQFICTQIIIKDILGLLQQQFEQLYKKLNQENLFNKQIPLKKFINKIAIVSALNSAAMQDMLKVYRNKKAFLSQLYLFDCLVQGDMAAKSIIKALNKAISINPCVIIIARGGGSKQDLFCFNDEELVRFIASVNIPIITGIGHQIDTHLSDYAASYHCATPTAAMEFVLYDKANLIQNLDDKKEKLKNIFSKKIAYFENQLLFYQSKFSKTQIMKNYENYEKGLNAFIQLFKKEFNNKINTYSKDLLNKEEKLKQKIQAFFESKNNQLQKQESNINIKNLLTKIEKSFLHLSSQEEKLKQSFAFKMQKEEQKLNYFIKILNSQKEFFENVAYYVKITKDNKITKLQDLKENDFITLSNNECVKYAQILKRSKNENS from the coding sequence ATGCAAGTTTTAAACCAAGATTTAAATAATTCATACTCGGTAAGCCAAATAAATGATTTAGTTAAAAACTATCTTGAAAGAGACTTTTTAAACATCTATATTCAAGGCGAAATTGATGAATTAAAATCTTATGCAAGTGGGCATTGGTATTTTAAATTAAAAGAAAGTAAAAATAATGTTATTTATTCTATTTCTTGTGTTATGTTTGCAAACGCAAACCAATTTGCACCAAAAATATCAAATAACAATTCAGTAATTTTAAAAGGAAAATTAAGCCTATATTCTCAAAGCGGCACATATCAATTTATATGTACTCAAATAATAATTAAAGATATTTTAGGCTTATTGCAACAGCAATTTGAGCAACTTTATAAAAAGCTAAATCAAGAAAATCTTTTTAATAAACAAATACCATTAAAAAAATTTATTAATAAAATAGCTATTGTAAGTGCTTTAAATAGTGCTGCAATGCAAGATATGCTAAAAGTTTATCGTAATAAAAAAGCCTTCTTAAGCCAACTTTATTTATTTGATTGTTTAGTTCAAGGCGATATGGCAGCAAAAAGCATAATAAAAGCCTTAAATAAGGCAATTAGCATTAATCCTTGTGTAATTATAATTGCGAGGGGTGGTGGCTCTAAACAAGATTTATTTTGCTTTAATGATGAAGAATTAGTGCGTTTTATAGCTAGTGTAAATATCCCAATAATAACAGGAATTGGACATCAAATTGATACTCATTTAAGCGATTATGCTGCTAGTTATCATTGCGCAACCCCTACTGCTGCTATGGAATTTGTACTTTACGATAAGGCTAACTTAATACAAAATTTAGATGATAAAAAAGAAAAGCTAAAAAATATTTTTAGCAAAAAAATAGCTTATTTTGAAAATCAGCTACTTTTTTATCAATCAAAATTTTCAAAAACTCAAATTATGAAAAACTATGAAAACTATGAAAAGGGCTTAAATGCCTTTATTCAACTTTTCAAAAAAGAATTTAACAATAAAATAAACACTTATTCAAAAGACTTATTAAATAAAGAAGAAAAATTAAAGCAAAAAATACAAGCATTTTTTGAATCAAAAAATAATCAATTACAAAAACAAGAAAGTAACATAAATATTAAAAATCTATTAACCAAAATAGAAAAATCCTTCCTTCATCTAAGCTCTCAAGAAGAAAAATTAAAACAAAGTTTTGCCTTTAAAATGCAAAAAGAAGAGCAAAAGCTAAATTATTTTATAAAAATATTAAATTCTCAAAAAGAATTTTTTGAAAATGTCGCTTATTATGTTAAAATCACAAAAGACAATAAAATAACAAAATTACAAGATTTAAAAGAAAATGATTTTATAACTCTAAGCAATAACGAGTGTGTAAAATACGCCCAAATCTTAAAAAGGAGCAAAAATGAGAATTCATAA
- the serC gene encoding 3-phosphoserine/phosphohydroxythreonine transaminase, translated as MRIHNFSAGPSQLPLEVLKQAQDELLSYQNNGFSIMEISHRSKYFEDLLNEAKEDVKQLYKLDDNYDVIFIQGGASMQFSLIAMNYSLDNLSCAYVDTDVWTQKALNEAKLAKINAQFVASSKDSGYKFIPKIPEDINASYLYICSNNTVQGTQYKQLPKSKSPLVVDASSDFFSKELDFSNIAVLFGGVQKNAGIAGIACMIVRKDFYERSKQKELPLMFKYSTYVDNNSLYNTPSSFAIYIFALQMKWLKKQGGLNKINELNTQKAKIIYDILDNSNFYTCKAAKEDRSLMNVCFKTPNEELDLKFHTQAAKEGLIGLKGHKIVGGLRASLYNSCDFDKINALANYLIKFEKENR; from the coding sequence ATGAGAATTCATAATTTTAGTGCAGGTCCAAGCCAATTACCCTTAGAAGTATTAAAACAAGCCCAAGATGAGCTTTTAAGCTATCAAAACAATGGTTTTTCAATTATGGAGATTTCTCATCGTAGCAAATATTTTGAAGACTTATTAAACGAAGCAAAAGAAGATGTAAAACAATTATATAAATTAGATGATAATTATGATGTTATTTTCATTCAAGGCGGAGCTAGTATGCAATTTAGCTTAATTGCTATGAATTATAGTCTTGATAATCTTAGTTGTGCTTATGTAGATACCGATGTTTGGACACAAAAAGCATTAAATGAAGCAAAATTAGCAAAAATAAATGCTCAATTTGTAGCATCATCAAAAGACAGTGGCTACAAATTTATTCCTAAAATACCTGAAGATATTAATGCAAGTTATCTTTATATTTGCTCAAACAATACCGTTCAAGGCACACAATACAAACAATTACCAAAAAGTAAAAGTCCGCTAGTAGTTGATGCTAGTTCTGATTTTTTTTCAAAAGAGCTTGATTTTTCAAATATAGCGGTATTATTTGGTGGGGTGCAAAAAAATGCTGGTATTGCTGGTATTGCTTGTATGATTGTAAGAAAAGATTTTTATGAAAGAAGCAAACAAAAAGAACTTCCTTTAATGTTTAAATACTCAACCTATGTTGATAATAATTCTTTATACAACACTCCATCAAGCTTTGCAATTTATATTTTTGCCTTACAAATGAAATGGCTAAAAAAACAAGGTGGCTTAAACAAAATAAACGAATTAAACACGCAAAAAGCAAAAATAATTTATGATATTTTAGATAATAGTAATTTTTACACTTGCAAAGCAGCTAAAGAAGATAGGTCTTTAATGAATGTTTGCTTTAAAACTCCTAACGAAGAGCTTGATTTAAAATTTCATACCCAAGCAGCAAAAGAAGGTTTAATAGGCTTAAAAGGTCATAAAATAGTTGGTGGTTTAAGGGCAAGTTTATATAATTCTTGTGATTTTGATAAAATAAATGCTTTAGCAAATTATCTAATTAAATTTGAAAAGGAAAATAGATGA
- a CDS encoding type II secretion system protein: MKKAFSLIELVFSIVIIGFCIAAIPRVLNMAVLADATSIKQEQTNALKYFYGILSAYPYDMSANGNYCKDDYRKNSWYSQFCATESLANLDTTTAALTSASASVSTTTPSTRAKTTQLKDILKDVSELNITNRLGNMNHQILNSGNKLYLNTAIGTNTSFKTPSASSIRINLKDIYTGSNINTGSYNPQDYSDLTKLSHFEIACEDNYFNGFKAETKVLATNEGIASTYTSQAIDTEGFLQRSMVLCRVAVFRANELITSFYTSFPLYGRVESAFSPYLLKVPSGASISNEDIMKKLKNISGLSKTTINTNYSDWQ, encoded by the coding sequence ATGAAAAAGGCTTTTTCATTAATAGAACTGGTTTTTTCTATTGTGATTATAGGATTTTGTATAGCAGCCATTCCTAGAGTTTTAAATATGGCAGTTTTAGCTGATGCAACAAGTATTAAACAAGAGCAAACAAATGCTTTAAAATACTTTTACGGGATTTTAAGTGCTTATCCTTACGATATGAGCGCTAATGGAAATTACTGCAAAGATGATTATAGAAAAAATAGCTGGTATTCTCAATTTTGTGCTACAGAAAGCTTAGCAAACCTAGATACAACCACAGCAGCTTTAACATCAGCAAGTGCATCAGTATCTACAACAACACCATCTACAAGGGCTAAAACAACTCAATTAAAAGATATTTTAAAAGATGTTTCGGAATTAAATATCACAAATAGATTAGGAAATATGAACCATCAAATTTTAAATAGTGGTAATAAATTATATTTAAACACAGCAATAGGTACAAATACTAGCTTTAAAACACCAAGTGCAAGCTCTATTAGAATTAATCTTAAAGATATTTACACAGGTAGCAATATAAATACAGGTTCTTATAATCCACAAGATTATAGCGATTTAACAAAACTTAGTCATTTTGAAATCGCTTGTGAAGATAATTATTTTAACGGCTTTAAAGCAGAAACTAAAGTGTTAGCAACAAATGAAGGCATTGCTTCTACTTACACATCACAAGCAATTGACACAGAAGGCTTTTTACAACGCTCTATGGTTTTATGCCGTGTAGCAGTATTTAGAGCTAATGAATTAATCACATCTTTTTATACTTCATTTCCTTTATACGGTAGGGTTGAGAGTGCTTTTTCTCCATATTTATTAAAGGTTCCTAGCGGCGCTTCAATTAGCAATGAAGATATTATGAAAAAACTAAAAAACATTTCTGGCTTAAGTAAGACTACAATCAACACTAATTATAGTGATTGGCAATAA
- a CDS encoding type II secretion system protein produces the protein MNKKAFTMIELTLVIVVLAIVSVVGVQVIRFTYEQRVRTQILNDLEVQSQVAIDYISKNTKNAIRNSIRVKKDYTSNCKNSTDCKFVYNINNDFKTYKVLEWANIDIDKKRAGWWDGINRTKCVIAQTLRADTTGVSKDFSTATGGTATPEPKCFDGSDSGQFLCFAFRHDVRTCNKYMLKPGRKYNRGIYFLGDNITNSNAFIENDLLNLEVKDDTKTSKISFDTKVKNFTITNAYVLVDRINGVKLDNNELKFYTLEWDKDIWSGTGKKSISVTNKYTLVKNVKNFNIQSLGDSIAFTLCLESKKEVSTSLFGTSKTKISVCKSGVML, from the coding sequence ATGAATAAAAAAGCTTTTACGATGATAGAATTAACCTTAGTAATAGTTGTTTTAGCTATTGTGAGTGTGGTTGGGGTGCAAGTAATTCGCTTTACCTACGAACAAAGAGTTAGAACTCAAATCTTAAACGATTTAGAAGTGCAATCTCAAGTTGCAATTGATTATATTAGCAAAAATACAAAAAATGCGATAAGAAATTCAATTAGAGTAAAAAAAGACTACACATCAAATTGTAAAAATTCAACTGATTGTAAATTTGTATATAACATAAACAACGATTTTAAAACATACAAGGTTTTAGAATGGGCAAATATTGATATTGATAAAAAAAGAGCGGGATGGTGGGATGGTATAAATAGAACCAAATGTGTGATAGCACAAACTTTAAGAGCTGATACAACAGGAGTTTCCAAAGATTTTAGCACTGCAACAGGTGGTACTGCTACGCCTGAACCAAAATGTTTTGATGGTTCAGATAGTGGTCAATTTTTATGTTTTGCTTTTAGGCACGATGTGAGAACTTGCAATAAATATATGTTAAAACCAGGTAGAAAATACAATAGAGGAATATACTTTTTAGGAGATAATATTACAAACTCAAATGCCTTTATTGAAAACGACTTATTAAATCTTGAAGTAAAGGACGATACAAAAACTTCAAAAATTTCTTTTGATACAAAGGTTAAGAATTTTACAATTACAAATGCCTATGTTTTGGTAGATAGAATAAATGGTGTAAAACTAGACAATAATGAATTAAAATTTTATACACTTGAGTGGGATAAAGACATTTGGAGTGGAACAGGTAAAAAAAGTATCAGTGTAACAAATAAATATACCTTAGTAAAAAATGTAAAAAACTTTAATATTCAATCTTTAGGAGATAGCATAGCCTTTACCTTGTGTTTGGAATCTAAAAAAGAAGTTAGCACCTCTTTATTTGGTACTAGCAAAACAAAAATTAGCGTTTGCAAAAGTGGGGTAATGTTATGA
- the rdgB gene encoding RdgB/HAM1 family non-canonical purine NTP pyrophosphatase → MKIILASSNKKKLIEFSSFFNEFNISVHLASDFVDNFNPIEDGNSFKQNAKIKAKALYDSLDEKIKDEYCILADDSGLCVEALDNLPGIYSARYANASSGDIDAANRQKIKDEFKRLKIDYSKAAFICVLCFINKDKILFAKGVCDGVISKEESGMNGFGYDSMFYANNFSKSFAELSLLEKNKISHRYLALSDLIKQLGF, encoded by the coding sequence ATGAAAATAATTTTAGCAAGTTCAAATAAGAAAAAATTAATAGAATTTTCTTCTTTTTTTAATGAGTTTAATATAAGCGTACATTTAGCAAGCGATTTTGTTGATAATTTTAATCCTATTGAAGATGGAAATTCTTTTAAACAAAATGCAAAAATAAAGGCAAAAGCACTTTATGATAGCTTAGATGAAAAAATTAAAGATGAATATTGTATCTTAGCCGATGATAGCGGTTTGTGTGTTGAAGCCTTAGATAATTTACCTGGTATTTATAGTGCAAGATACGCAAATGCAAGTAGCGGCGATATAGATGCAGCTAATAGACAAAAAATTAAAGATGAGTTTAAAAGATTAAAAATTGATTATTCTAAGGCTGCTTTTATTTGTGTTTTATGCTTTATAAATAAAGATAAAATTCTTTTTGCAAAAGGAGTTTGCGATGGGGTTATTAGCAAAGAAGAAAGTGGAATGAATGGTTTTGGATACGATAGTATGTTTTATGCAAATAATTTTTCTAAAAGTTTTGCCGAGCTTAGTCTTTTAGAAAAAAATAAAATTTCTCATAGATATTTAGCTTTAAGCGATTTAATTAAACAACTAGGCTTTTAA
- a CDS encoding aminoacetone oxidase family FAD-binding enzyme, which produces MNLLKLFSYFTSFFKDIIIKVFDILVIGAGASGLFLANQVKNTNIAILEQNESIAKKLLISGGNKCNFSNDNINKNNYLCDDYEFLDEVLKSFDTKKSLEFFSQIPFVKIRKQQYFARSSKDVLMQITKNIKAKIFLNQKVLQVSKQNDIYKINTNKAEFFAKNLVFASGAISFSELGVSDIALNIAKEFNIKYLDFSPALVPFTLQKDEFFMKNLSGISLDVIMKVNDKSFCNSLLFTHKSISGPAVLSASLFWKKGKISIDFLNSKKIDFKSNTSFINSSLLAKNMAKEFLKAFNLENKALNKYTKDEQDILKRLSDYSFAPAGTLGFNKAEICKGGILLKELNTNFESKAHKGLFFIGECLNVGGILGGFNIHFAFASAFVLAKYFNKDYI; this is translated from the coding sequence TTGAACTTGCTAAAATTATTTTCATATTTCACCTCGTTTTTTAAGGATATTATTATTAAAGTATTTGACATTTTAGTAATTGGCGCTGGAGCTAGCGGACTTTTTTTAGCAAATCAAGTAAAAAATACAAATATAGCAATTCTTGAACAAAATGAAAGCATTGCAAAAAAATTATTAATTAGCGGTGGAAATAAGTGTAATTTTAGCAATGATAATATAAATAAAAACAATTATTTATGCGATGATTACGAGTTTTTAGATGAAGTGTTAAAAAGCTTTGATACTAAAAAATCTTTAGAATTTTTTTCACAAATCCCCTTTGTAAAAATTAGAAAACAACAATATTTTGCAAGAAGTTCAAAAGATGTTTTAATGCAAATTACAAAAAATATAAAAGCAAAAATATTTTTAAATCAAAAAGTTTTACAAGTAAGTAAGCAAAATGATATTTATAAAATAAATACGAACAAGGCTGAATTTTTTGCTAAAAATCTTGTCTTTGCAAGTGGGGCTATTTCTTTTAGCGAACTTGGCGTAAGCGATATTGCTTTAAATATTGCAAAAGAATTTAATATTAAATATTTAGACTTTAGCCCTGCTTTAGTGCCTTTTACCTTGCAAAAAGATGAATTTTTTATGAAAAATCTTAGTGGAATTAGCCTTGATGTAATTATGAAAGTTAATGATAAAAGCTTTTGCAATTCTTTGTTATTTACACATAAAAGCATTAGTGGTCCTGCGGTTTTAAGTGCATCATTATTTTGGAAAAAAGGTAAAATTAGTATTGATTTTTTAAATTCTAAAAAGATTGATTTTAAGAGCAATACTAGCTTTATAAATTCATCATTACTTGCAAAAAATATGGCTAAAGAATTTTTAAAAGCCTTTAATTTAGAAAACAAAGCTTTAAATAAATATACAAAAGATGAGCAAGATATTTTAAAGCGTTTAAGCGATTATTCTTTTGCACCAGCAGGAACTCTTGGCTTTAATAAAGCTGAGATTTGCAAAGGTGGAATTTTATTAAAAGAATTAAATACTAACTTTGAAAGCAAGGCTCATAAGGGTTTGTTTTTTATAGGAGAATGTCTTAATGTGGGTGGAATTTTAGGTGGTTTTAATATTCATTTTGCCTTTGCAAGTGCCTTTGTTTTAGCAAAATATTTTAATAAAGATTATATTTAA
- the copM gene encoding CopM family metallochaperone, with protein sequence MKKIFSLLALSLALSANDLMHDELNKSMHKMHKDMDYGIKQKDADLAFVAGMLPHHIGAVEMAQIELKYGKDEELKKLAKQIIKAQEAEIKFMQAYLDKKGFKYPKDEPKKHDPKHDPKHDPKHEHKHEPKHEPKHESKHDPKHKVEE encoded by the coding sequence ATGAAAAAAATATTTTCTTTACTAGCATTAAGTTTAGCTTTAAGTGCAAATGATTTAATGCACGATGAGCTTAATAAAAGTATGCATAAAATGCACAAAGATATGGATTATGGCATTAAACAAAAAGATGCTGATTTAGCCTTTGTAGCAGGTATGTTGCCTCATCATATTGGTGCGGTTGAAATGGCGCAAATTGAGCTTAAATACGGAAAAGATGAAGAGCTTAAAAAATTAGCTAAGCAAATCATAAAGGCGCAAGAAGCAGAAATTAAATTTATGCAAGCGTATTTAGATAAAAAAGGCTTTAAATATCCAAAAGATGAGCCTAAAAAACACGATCCTAAACACGATCCTAAACACGATCCTAAACACGAGCATAAGCACGAACCTAAGCACGAACCTAAGCACGAATCTAAACACGATCCTAAACACAAAGTAGAAGAATAA
- the traT gene encoding complement resistance protein TraT — MKKFYYLTLFFALFFSACSTTHVVQDSFSSKISKAIFLEPVSNNDKIIYISSRNSSDCNIDISNWLKDNLSQKGYSFTTDATKANFVLTANITKCSRLTDQEIKVADLEALSGNLGGLGALMTLNQANSSTSYIDRITGIYYTIRTVIDINIRQKNAGRVTVNNSENMTKTQNYQSDYINNNTTLTLSVRGKNITFEDVKDKLEKNISLKISEFFF, encoded by the coding sequence ATGAAAAAATTTTATTATTTAACATTATTTTTTGCACTATTTTTTAGTGCTTGTAGCACTACCCATGTAGTTCAGGATAGTTTTTCTTCTAAAATATCTAAAGCTATTTTTCTTGAGCCAGTTTCAAATAATGACAAAATTATTTATATATCTTCTCGTAACTCTAGTGATTGCAATATAGATATAAGCAATTGGTTAAAAGATAACCTATCACAAAAAGGCTATAGCTTTACAACAGATGCTACAAAAGCAAATTTTGTTTTAACAGCAAATATAACTAAATGTAGCAGATTAACAGACCAAGAAATAAAAGTAGCAGATTTAGAAGCATTATCTGGTAATTTAGGTGGTTTAGGAGCTTTAATGACATTAAACCAAGCAAACTCAAGCACTTCTTACATTGATAGAATAACTGGTATTTATTACACTATTCGCACAGTAATTGATATAAATATAAGACAAAAAAATGCAGGCAGGGTAACAGTAAATAACTCGGAAAATATGACAAAAACACAAAATTATCAAAGTGATTATATAAATAACAATACCACATTAACACTAAGTGTAAGAGGAAAAAATATTACTTTTGAAGATGTTAAGGATAAATTAGAAAAAAATATTTCACTTAAAATTAGTGAATTTTTCTTTTAA
- the gpmI gene encoding 2,3-bisphosphoglycerate-independent phosphoglycerate mutase — MQKCVLVITDGIGINNDSFYNAFFHAKKDNYDFLNKNAKFCKLKTSGLAVGLPDGQMGNSEVGHMCIGSGRVIYQNLVKIDNAIKNKELENNKNLQSLLKRCKNIHLIGLYSNGGVHSSYLHLQALEKIVLQNNNKLFTHLISDGRDVGQKDFLDFISKNPPLAKISSIAGRFWAMDRDKNYDRTNEYINMLFSKNTNKLSFNEYIKNNYENNVFDEFLKPVSSEFDGISSEDGVIIVNFRADRARQLAQSLKEKLGKNVLCMCEYDEKLELDVIFEKESLDNVLAEVLAKHNKTQFHTAETEKYAHVSFFFNGGVEKEFKNETRILVPSPKVESYNQEPCMSAFKVCDEVLNAINLDYDFIVVNFANGDMVGHTGDFNASIKAVECVDLCLGKIIKACKDKNYAMLLCSDHGNCEAMMDKNNNILTNHTTFDVGCWLYNYEKDVNLKDGSLANIAASILKIMQIPKPEQMQEALF; from the coding sequence ATGCAAAAATGTGTTTTGGTAATTACCGATGGAATAGGAATAAATAATGATAGTTTTTATAATGCTTTTTTTCATGCAAAAAAAGATAATTATGATTTTTTAAATAAAAATGCTAAATTTTGCAAATTAAAAACTTCAGGTCTTGCAGTTGGTTTGCCTGATGGGCAAATGGGTAATTCAGAAGTAGGGCATATGTGTATTGGTAGTGGTAGAGTTATTTATCAAAACCTTGTAAAAATTGATAATGCAATCAAAAATAAAGAATTAGAAAATAACAAAAATTTACAAAGCCTTTTAAAAAGATGTAAAAATATCCATTTAATCGGTCTTTACAGTAATGGCGGTGTGCATTCATCATATTTACATTTACAAGCTTTAGAAAAAATTGTTTTACAAAATAATAACAAGCTATTTACTCACTTAATTAGCGATGGAAGAGATGTTGGGCAAAAAGACTTTTTAGACTTCATAAGCAAAAATCCACCTTTAGCAAAAATTAGTTCAATTGCAGGTAGATTTTGGGCTATGGATAGGGATAAAAATTATGATAGAACAAATGAATACATAAATATGCTTTTTAGTAAAAATACAAATAAATTATCTTTTAACGAGTATATAAAAAATAATTATGAAAATAATGTTTTTGATGAATTCTTAAAGCCAGTCTCAAGTGAATTTGATGGAATTAGCAGCGAAGACGGTGTAATAATTGTAAATTTTAGAGCAGATAGAGCAAGGCAATTAGCACAAAGTTTAAAAGAAAAATTAGGTAAAAATGTTTTATGTATGTGTGAATATGATGAAAAACTAGAACTTGATGTGATATTTGAAAAAGAAAGTTTAGATAATGTTTTAGCCGAAGTTTTAGCAAAACACAATAAAACTCAATTTCACACCGCAGAAACCGAAAAATACGCCCATGTTTCTTTCTTTTTTAATGGTGGAGTTGAAAAAGAATTTAAAAACGAAACAAGAATTTTAGTACCAAGTCCAAAGGTTGAAAGTTACAATCAAGAACCTTGTATGAGTGCTTTTAAGGTTTGCGATGAGGTGCTTAATGCTATTAATTTAGATTATGATTTTATTGTTGTAAATTTTGCAAATGGCGATATGGTAGGGCATACAGGTGATTTTAATGCTAGTATAAAAGCAGTTGAATGTGTTGATTTATGTCTTGGAAAAATAATTAAGGCTTGCAAGGATAAAAATTATGCAATGCTTTTATGTTCAGACCACGGAAATTGTGAAGCTATGATGGATAAAAATAACAATATTTTAACAAATCACACAACTTTTGATGTTGGTTGTTGGCTTTATAATTATGAAAAAGATGTTAATTTAAAAGATGGTTCTTTAGCAAATATTGCAGCAAGCATTTTAAAAATAATGCAAATTCCAAAACCAGAACAAATGCAAGAAGCTTTATTTTAA
- a CDS encoding DnaJ domain-containing protein, with translation MTKDYYEILGVKKNASAEAIKKAYRTLARKYHPDVNKEKNAEEKFKEITEAYEVLSDEKKRKMYDMGGFSGFNSSSFNAGADFDINDIFGSFFGNKSSFNSSFSSSNNFHQSRNNNDIQELELSFLESMYGKDIQVNYNSTPILIRIKAGVKDNQIINEKNVKLKIKVKKDNVYTRDEDDLIKELEVPLKIALLGGKVEFDTLNAKGKKITIKENTQNGILLRVKNEGVNNEYTNNKGDLYLKIKVVLPTSINEELKQALEKYL, from the coding sequence ATGACAAAAGATTATTATGAAATTTTAGGTGTGAAAAAAAATGCAAGTGCAGAAGCTATCAAAAAAGCTTACAGAACCCTTGCAAGAAAGTATCATCCTGATGTTAATAAAGAAAAAAATGCAGAAGAAAAATTCAAAGAAATTACAGAAGCTTATGAAGTTTTAAGCGATGAGAAAAAAAGAAAAATGTATGATATGGGCGGCTTTAGTGGCTTTAACTCAAGTTCGTTTAACGCTGGTGCTGATTTTGATATAAATGATATTTTTGGCTCATTTTTTGGAAATAAAAGCTCATTTAATTCTTCTTTTAGCTCTTCTAATAATTTTCATCAAAGCAGAAATAATAACGATATTCAAGAATTAGAGCTTAGCTTTTTAGAAAGTATGTACGGCAAAGATATTCAAGTAAATTATAATTCTACACCTATTTTAATAAGAATTAAAGCAGGTGTAAAAGACAATCAAATAATAAATGAAAAAAATGTAAAACTAAAAATAAAGGTAAAAAAAGATAATGTTTATACAAGAGATGAAGATGATTTAATTAAAGAACTAGAAGTACCTTTAAAAATAGCCTTACTTGGTGGCAAGGTTGAGTTTGATACACTAAATGCAAAGGGTAAAAAAATAACCATTAAAGAAAATACACAAAATGGAATTTTATTAAGGGTTAAAAATGAAGGTGTAAATAATGAATATACAAATAACAAAGGCGATTTATATTTAAAAATAAAGGTTGTTTTACCAACTAGCATAAACGAAGAATTAAAACAAGCCTTAGAAAAATATTTATAA